The Nitrosarchaeum sp. genomic sequence TACTTCCACTATTACAAAATCTAGTCCTTTTTTTGCAACTGTTAAAATATTTTCAATGTCTTTGTTGGATAAAACCTCAAATTTCCTGCCTATTTTTTTCCCCTTTGGTTTTGCTGAACCATCTTTTTCAATTACTATGTAATTTGCAGCAGGTGATGGATATACCGTATCTAATTTTGTTTTTTTAGCATTTAGTTTTTTTGGATCAAGGTATACTGTCTTAATTCCTTCTTCTTCTATCTGTGGAAGAAATTTTGCTAATTGCGCTTGAGGTACTTTGGGCGAAATTATTAATTCTCTAATTTTGCTCAAGTTTTTTCATTGCTTCCTTTGCGGATTCTTTTTTGAAAATTATCGATGCTAATGCTTCTACTATCTTTTCTGGATTTTTATGTGCAAAAATATTTCTACCATATGTTACGCCTTTAGCTCCTGCAGTCATTGCATCTTCTGTCATTTGTAAAATATCTAAATCTGTTTTTGTTTTTGGTCCTCCTGCAATGACTATTGGGACTGGAGTACTCTTTACAATTTTTGCAAATGAATCTATATCGCCTGTGTATAATGTTTTAACAATATCTGCTCCGCATTCTGCTCCTATTCTTGCAACATGTCCTACAATTTCTGGATCATGTGGATCTTTGATATTTTCCCCTCTTGGGTACATCATTGCTAATAATGGCATGTCCCATTTGTGACACTGATCCGCAGTCATTCCAAGCTGTTCTAACATTTCAGGTTCTTCTTTACCTCCGATGTTGATGTGAAGTGATACACCATCTGCTCCAAGTCTTACAGCTTCTTCTACTGTTCCAGTTAGCATTTTACGATTAGGAGACATTGACAAAGAAGTACTGCTTGAAAAATGAACTAATACACCAATCTTTGTTGGTTTTGGCAATGTTTTGAGAATTCCTTTGTTAATTATAATACTTGTAAGTCCATGTGTTTCACATCTATAAATCATAGATGCTGGATCTGTTAATCCTTCAATAGGACCATTTGAAATTCCGTGATCCATTGGAATACATACCATTTTTCCTTTTCTAAGAATTCGATTTAGTCGAATCTCGTGACCCGATACCATGGCTGAATCTGTTTTTAGTGCCCTACTTAAAAATAACGTGAATCTTTAACTCAAAATTATCTAATTTATGCATGAATGTGTCTGATGTGTTGTTTTCCACCATGTCCTCTCAAGGAATAAATAGAAATCATAGATGTTGTTGAACAAGTTAATTGAGTCAAACTACTGAACAAATTAATCAAAGTGACATTGGAGATATTCTTGAAAATTCTCTAAATGGTCATAGACCTGGTCCGGCAGACTGTCTTAGATTATTAGAGTCCGATGATGTACATCTGATGGGTCTAGTTTCTGGTCATCTTACAAGAAAGCGATTTGGAAAGAAGGTTTCTTTTGTAAATAATATTATTTTGAATTACACTAACGTTTGCATTACTGATTGTAAATTCTGCGCATTTTATCGTTCTCCTGGTTCTGATGATGCTTATACACTATCTCTAGATCAAATTGAATCTCGAGTAAAGACTGCATGGGACATGTTTAAGATTAGACAAGTCTTGATTCAAGGCGGGCACAATCCAAATCTGAAAATTGAATATTATGAAAATGCCTTTAAAATGATTAGACAAAAATTTCCAAATGTTGGTGTCCATGGACTTTCTGCATCTGAAATCGATATGATATCTAGAATTGAAAAAACGTCTACAAAAGAAGTTTTATCACGATTAAAGGAATCTGGACTTCAATCAATTCCTGGAGCAGGAGCTGAAATTCTTGTAGACTCTGTTAAAGATGTGATTAGTCCAAAAAAAATATCTAGTGCCGATTGGATTAGGATAATGGACGAAGCTCATTCACTTGATATCCCAGCATCAGCAACTATGATGTATGGACATGTAGAAAATAATGATGACGTTGTTGATCACTTTTTTAAAATTGTAAAATTACAAGAAAAGACTAATGGATTTATGGCATTTATTCCTTGGAATTTTGAACCAAATAATACTTTGATGCAAGAAGAAAAATTAGTGGAGTATGGAACCGGTGGAACCCAACTTCTAAAGATGATAGCCATATCTAGACTTGTTTTTGACGGATTAATTCCACACATTCAGTCTTCATGGCTTACAAATGGAGTTGGAATGGCGCAACTCGCTTTACAATATGGCGCTAATGATTTTGGTGGTACATTGATTGGTGAAGAGGTCGTATCTTGTACCGGCTCACGTTCTACTGAATTAACTGGCAAACTTATTGTAGATGCGATTCATCAAATTGGTTATCAAGCAGAAGAGCGCGATAATTTTTACAATCCTATTGCTTTGCTATAATCCGTAACTAGACCATTTAGAATCCACTAGATTTTTTGTTTCGTTATCGACTTTGACTAACTGTTGAATTTCTCTTTCATAACCTTCTTCTCTAGTTTTTTGAGTGGCATCAATTCCTAACTTTGAACCCAAATTTACTCTTGGAGATGCAGGATCAAGTGTATCTGTAGGTGTGTTGTTGATAATTGTTGTATCGCGTGCAGCATCAGCTCTTGTGGTGATTGCCCATATTACATCATTGATATCATGGACATTGATGTCCTCATCTACTACAACAAACATCTTTGTTAATGCTAGCTGTCCCATTCCCCATAATCCCATCATTACTTTTTTTGCTTGTCCTGGGTATCTTTTCTTAATTGAAATTATCGCGAAGCCTTGGAACCATCCAGATGCTGGCATGCTGAAATCTACAACTTCTGGATGAAACATTCGTATCAATGGCAAAAATGACTGCTCGATAACTTTGCCAATATATGCATCTTCGAGGATTGGTTTGCCTACTACTGTTGTGACATAAATGGGATTTTTCCTTCTCATAATTCCAGTTAACGTGAAAGTCGGATATGGTTCAATTGGAGTGTAATATCCTGTATGATCTCCAAATGGTCCTTCGTCTCTGATGTCATGTGGGTCAACATATCCCTCCAGAACAATTTCCGCGTTTGCAGGTACTTCCAAATCAATGGTTTTGCATTTTACCGTTTTGATTCCTTTTTTTCTTGTAATTCCTGCAAACAAATACTTGTCTAGTCCTTCTGGAACTGGAGCAATTGATGAAAACACAGTTGCAGGTTCACATCCAATAATTATAGCTGCAGGTATTTTCTCTCCACGTTCTTTTGAAATTTCTCCGTGCTGTGCACCGCGTTTGTGTTTCTGCCAGTGCATCATTGCATGTGTACTATCTATGATTTGCATTCTATACACTCCCAGATTTCTAACTCCTGTTTCTGGATGTTTTGTGGCAACTAATCCTAATGTGATAAAACGTCCTGCGTCATTTGGCCATGATTTTAAAATTGGTAATTTATCAAAAGATGCATCACTTGAAGTAATCTCAGTTACCGGTCCATTGTTTTCTAATTTGGGAAAAGACTCTGCCATTTTTGAAAGTTCGGGAAGTTTTTTTATCTTGTTTAGAAATCCTGATGGCATATCCATCTTTGTCATATCTACAATTCTTTGTCCTATTTCTGTAAAGTCTGTCATCTCTAACCCTATCTCTAATCTTTTCATTGAACCAAACGCATTGCCTAATACTGGCATGTCATAATTTTTTACATTTTCAAAAAGCACAGCTGGACCATTTGAATACATCTCTCTTCTCAAAATTTCGGCAATTTCTAAATTCGAATCAACTTCTGTTTTGACTCTTTTTAGTTCCCCCTTTTTTTCTAACTCTGTTACAAACTCATGGATGTCTTCAATTGCCATAATCTTTCTAAAAATGAATCCAGTATAAGCTTAACTAGATTTACGCATGCTTGATATTTTAAAAATAATTTTAACACATGGCATTTAATTCATACTGCTGAGGAATTATCTTATTGGTTGATGACAAATGTGTAGTCTGTAAAGGAACTGGTACTATTGAGTTATTAGGTTCTCAATGCCCGTTTTGCAATGGGACTGGTGAATCAAACAAATTAGCAAAATCCTATCTTGACTCACATATTTGTCAATGTGTTTTTCTTGATAGAAAACAATGTCCACTATGTGGAAAGAGATGTCATCATGACACACCAAACAAACCAAAAATTTTACTTAGTCCTGAATAGAAATTTTACATTGGTGGTAGTTCGTTTTTTCTATCATGTCCACCAGAACCAAATTTACAATAGAAGCATAATTCGGATTCCATATACTTTAACTGTTCTAC encodes the following:
- a CDS encoding 2-amino-3,7-dideoxy-D-threo-hept-6-ulosonate synthase, producing MVSGHEIRLNRILRKGKMVCIPMDHGISNGPIEGLTDPASMIYRCETHGLTSIIINKGILKTLPKPTKIGVLVHFSSSTSLSMSPNRKMLTGTVEEAVRLGADGVSLHINIGGKEEPEMLEQLGMTADQCHKWDMPLLAMMYPRGENIKDPHDPEIVGHVARIGAECGADIVKTLYTGDIDSFAKIVKSTPVPIVIAGGPKTKTDLDILQMTEDAMTAGAKGVTYGRNIFAHKNPEKIVEALASIIFKKESAKEAMKKLEQN
- a CDS encoding CofH family radical SAM protein, whose protein sequence is MSQTTEQINQSDIGDILENSLNGHRPGPADCLRLLESDDVHLMGLVSGHLTRKRFGKKVSFVNNIILNYTNVCITDCKFCAFYRSPGSDDAYTLSLDQIESRVKTAWDMFKIRQVLIQGGHNPNLKIEYYENAFKMIRQKFPNVGVHGLSASEIDMISRIEKTSTKEVLSRLKESGLQSIPGAGAEILVDSVKDVISPKKISSADWIRIMDEAHSLDIPASATMMYGHVENNDDVVDHFFKIVKLQEKTNGFMAFIPWNFEPNNTLMQEEKLVEYGTGGTQLLKMIAISRLVFDGLIPHIQSSWLTNGVGMAQLALQYGANDFGGTLIGEEVVSCTGSRSTELTGKLIVDAIHQIGYQAEERDNFYNPIALL
- a CDS encoding menaquinone biosynthesis decarboxylase, which produces MAIEDIHEFVTELEKKGELKRVKTEVDSNLEIAEILRREMYSNGPAVLFENVKNYDMPVLGNAFGSMKRLEIGLEMTDFTEIGQRIVDMTKMDMPSGFLNKIKKLPELSKMAESFPKLENNGPVTEITSSDASFDKLPILKSWPNDAGRFITLGLVATKHPETGVRNLGVYRMQIIDSTHAMMHWQKHKRGAQHGEISKERGEKIPAAIIIGCEPATVFSSIAPVPEGLDKYLFAGITRKKGIKTVKCKTIDLEVPANAEIVLEGYVDPHDIRDEGPFGDHTGYYTPIEPYPTFTLTGIMRRKNPIYVTTVVGKPILEDAYIGKVIEQSFLPLIRMFHPEVVDFSMPASGWFQGFAIISIKKRYPGQAKKVMMGLWGMGQLALTKMFVVVDEDINVHDINDVIWAITTRADAARDTTIINNTPTDTLDPASPRVNLGSKLGIDATQKTREEGYEREIQQLVKVDNETKNLVDSKWSSYGL